The following are from one region of the Deltaproteobacteria bacterium genome:
- a CDS encoding VUT family protein, producing the protein MMENRRPEFALILLCSLFLVVVVLSYILQGKVATLTEMPIAVLEVDNSRYPLHIGVIPFSVFLLALALICLDLVNEFYGQRDAFFLSLSGGIAVLFVWALLKGLTYVPTDLGQAAFDRAYAVLFNLDPRFSLVFELFRQLTHSGFIIIRLFMAHLLGLAVFSAVGAALENESPLILGEALQLALTRYVQWFLVSFLLIPIFYVLMIPFRILVGRAHYATVKVRFAKKKVFRYDNQDNFFEGRSEMQEKRIPTGSGGPLEEHGEPAPKGPLVGVEP; encoded by the coding sequence ATGATGGAAAATAGACGTCCTGAATTTGCCCTTATTCTTCTCTGCTCCCTTTTTCTTGTCGTTGTCGTGTTGTCGTACATCCTCCAGGGAAAAGTGGCGACGCTGACGGAAATGCCGATTGCGGTTTTGGAGGTGGACAACAGCCGCTATCCCCTGCACATCGGCGTTATCCCCTTTTCGGTTTTTCTCCTCGCCCTGGCGCTCATCTGTCTCGATCTGGTCAACGAATTTTACGGCCAACGGGATGCCTTCTTTCTTTCTCTCTCCGGCGGCATCGCCGTCCTTTTTGTCTGGGCCCTTCTAAAAGGCCTGACTTACGTTCCCACGGACCTTGGTCAGGCGGCTTTTGACCGGGCCTATGCCGTCCTCTTCAACCTCGACCCCCGTTTCTCTCTTGTCTTTGAATTGTTCCGCCAACTGACCCACAGCGGCTTTATCATCATCCGGCTTTTTATGGCACACCTCCTTGGGCTGGCGGTCTTTTCGGCCGTGGGGGCGGCGCTGGAAAACGAAAGCCCGCTTATTTTGGGCGAGGCCCTTCAGCTTGCGCTCACCCGTTACGTCCAGTGGTTTTTGGTCTCCTTTCTTCTCATCCCGATTTTTTATGTTCTTATGATTCCATTCCGGATCCTGGTCGGCAGGGCGCACTACGCGACGGTCAAGGTGCGCTTTGCCAAAAAGAAGGTTTTCCGCTACGACAACCAGGATAATTTTTTTGAGGGGCGAAGCGAAATGCAGGAAAAAAGGATTCCGACAGGCTCCGGAGGTCCTTTGGAGGAACATGGTGAGCCTGCCCCAAAGGGGCCCCTTGTCGGGGTTGAACCATGA